Proteins from one Gemmatimonadaceae bacterium genomic window:
- a CDS encoding helix-turn-helix domain-containing protein — translation MAANAALSTRLLDVVAVAEQLSCSTDAVRRMIRRGELSAIQVGRLVRVHPDSLARLISGGARR, via the coding sequence ATGGCTGCGAACGCAGCACTCTCGACGCGACTGCTAGATGTCGTCGCGGTCGCCGAGCAGCTCAGCTGCTCAACTGACGCCGTGCGTCGAATGATCCGACGCGGGGAGCTTTCAGCGATTCAGGTTGGCCGACTCGTTCGGGTTCACCCGGACTCGCTCGCGCGCCTCATAAGCGGAGGCGCACGCCGATGA